Proteins from a genomic interval of Pseudomonas silesiensis:
- the asd gene encoding archaetidylserine decarboxylase (Phosphatidylserine decarboxylase is synthesized as a single chain precursor. Generation of the pyruvoyl active site from a Ser is coupled to cleavage of a Gly-Ser bond between the larger (beta) and smaller (alpha chains). It is an integral membrane protein.) yields MNKRLFILSQYLLPHHLLSRLAGCIAECRVRWFKNAFTAWFAKRYQVDMSQALVEDLTAYEHFNAFFTRALKEGARPLDQTPGAILSPADGAVSQLGPIEHGRVFQAKGHSFSVLELLGGDAANAAPFMGGDFATIYLSPKDYHRVHMPLAGTLREMVYIPGRIFSVNQTTAENVPELFARNERVACIFDTERGPMAVVLVGAMIVASIETVWAGLVTPPKRELKTFRYDEAARAPIHLEKGAELGRFKLGSTAVVLFGPDQVKWAEELAAGSPVQMGQGMGLPTA; encoded by the coding sequence ATGAATAAGCGTTTGTTTATCCTCAGCCAATACCTGCTGCCCCACCATTTGCTGTCGCGACTGGCCGGCTGCATTGCCGAATGCCGCGTGCGCTGGTTCAAGAACGCCTTTACGGCGTGGTTCGCCAAGCGCTATCAGGTGGACATGTCCCAGGCGCTGGTCGAAGACCTCACCGCTTACGAGCACTTCAATGCGTTCTTCACGCGCGCCTTGAAAGAGGGTGCCCGTCCGCTGGACCAGACGCCGGGCGCCATCCTCAGCCCCGCCGACGGTGCCGTCAGCCAGCTCGGCCCGATCGAACACGGCCGCGTGTTCCAGGCCAAGGGCCACAGTTTCAGCGTCCTGGAGTTGCTGGGTGGTGACGCTGCCAATGCCGCGCCGTTCATGGGCGGCGATTTCGCCACCATTTACCTGTCGCCGAAGGACTATCACCGCGTGCACATGCCATTGGCTGGCACGCTGCGCGAGATGGTCTACATTCCGGGGCGGATTTTTTCCGTCAACCAGACCACTGCCGAAAACGTGCCGGAGCTGTTCGCCCGCAACGAGCGTGTGGCGTGCATTTTCGACACTGAGCGCGGGCCAATGGCCGTGGTGCTGGTGGGCGCCATGATCGTGGCATCGATCGAAACGGTCTGGGCCGGGTTGGTCACGCCACCGAAGCGCGAGCTGAAAACCTTCCGCTACGACGAAGCCGCCCGTGCGCCGATCCACCTGGAAAAAGGTGCTGAACTGGGTCGCTTCAAACTGGGTTCGACAGCCGTGGTGCTATTCGGGCCGGACCAGGTCAAATGGGCTGAAGAACTGGCGGCCGGTTCGCCGGTGCAGATGGGCCAGGGCATGGGTCTGCCAACAGCATGA
- a CDS encoding rhodanese-like domain-containing protein, translated as MSDFSGLTLVIEPSDLLTRLESRELILVDLTSSARYAEGHIPGARFVDPKRTQLGQAPAPGLLPTQGALEALFGELGHNPDAVYVVYDDEGGGWAGRFIWLLDVIGHSRYHYVDGGLKAWLAEGLPMSIQIPPAVGGPVHLTLHDEPIATREYLQSRLGAADLAIWDARGPLEYSGEKVLAAKAGHIPGAVNFEWTAGMDQARHLRIRTDMPQILEQLGISKDKEVITHCQTHHRSGFTYLVAKSLGFPRVKGYAGSWGEWGNHPDTPVEK; from the coding sequence ATGTCTGACTTCTCTGGCTTGACCCTGGTGATCGAGCCGAGCGACCTGCTCACCCGTCTCGAATCCCGCGAACTGATCCTGGTGGACCTGACCAGCAGCGCGCGTTATGCCGAAGGGCATATTCCCGGCGCCCGCTTTGTCGATCCCAAGCGTACGCAACTGGGTCAGGCGCCTGCGCCAGGCCTGCTGCCGACCCAAGGGGCGCTTGAAGCATTGTTCGGCGAACTGGGACACAACCCCGATGCGGTCTACGTCGTCTATGACGACGAAGGCGGCGGTTGGGCCGGTCGCTTTATCTGGCTTCTGGACGTTATCGGCCATAGCCGGTACCACTATGTCGACGGCGGCCTCAAAGCCTGGCTGGCGGAAGGTTTGCCCATGTCGATCCAGATCCCGCCTGCGGTCGGCGGTCCCGTCCACCTGACCTTGCACGACGAACCCATCGCTACACGCGAGTACCTGCAAAGCCGTCTCGGCGCGGCCGACCTGGCGATCTGGGACGCCCGCGGACCGCTGGAGTACTCCGGCGAAAAAGTCCTGGCGGCCAAGGCAGGGCACATCCCCGGCGCGGTCAATTTCGAATGGACCGCAGGCATGGATCAGGCCCGTCACCTGCGCATTCGCACGGACATGCCGCAGATCCTGGAGCAACTCGGGATCAGCAAAGACAAAGAAGTGATCACCCACTGCCAGACCCACCATCGCTCTGGCTTCACTTATCTGGTGGCCAAATCCCTCGGTTTTCCGCGGGTCAAAGGCTACGCCGGCTCATGGGGCGAATGGGGCAACCATCCCGATACCCCGGTAGAGAAATAA
- a CDS encoding HDOD domain-containing protein codes for MADETNVPTPAPSTLEGWVKLLDSVRLPVPQASHDRVCKAVRDKRSSLRDIADMMQHSPALALSVIREANRHAHGSLTTPAENLEVALNRLGLQRTEELLGQLPAQPLSKIPKVLRQLQLISQHATQQANGFFASRLARLWQDIHWGSLLFLSPLWPMALTHPQLLEEWERRVIHKGESARNVEKQLFGVRLLQIGQALADLWHLPIWVQQGYRLLLNEQRELVKVLRIARDSDHPLRQQNRLDDDPTLRRWLNQPANTVLLANGLALSAQQAWDSPHAERWHHLTGLYLQMPMDEVQQQLHRQAVTSARQHAMPDLWHPAVSLIWPWGIKRSHAGLPSAPAPSAEDLAKWRRQCAELLMQPSRFANALHLTTSARDALVACGMRRVMILMADRTHANLRVHQACGLPTAATSLNVPVNQSTVLQRLLSQQAQLRLTPANNAQISALLPASLRSQFEGEHLLLRSLVNNGRVIMIVVADQGGGPFSEIAVQAFGKTAQCIEKALHSFSHRGQ; via the coding sequence ATGGCTGACGAAACGAACGTTCCAACGCCGGCACCGAGCACGCTCGAAGGCTGGGTCAAGCTGCTCGACAGCGTACGACTGCCCGTTCCGCAAGCCAGTCATGATCGGGTTTGCAAGGCCGTCCGCGACAAGCGAAGTTCGCTGCGCGATATCGCCGACATGATGCAGCACAGCCCTGCCCTGGCCTTGAGCGTGATTCGCGAAGCCAACCGGCATGCCCATGGCAGCCTGACCACTCCTGCTGAAAACCTTGAAGTAGCGCTCAATCGCCTCGGCTTGCAGCGCACCGAAGAACTGCTCGGCCAACTGCCCGCCCAGCCGCTGTCAAAGATCCCCAAAGTCTTGCGCCAGCTGCAGCTGATCAGCCAGCACGCGACCCAACAGGCCAACGGTTTTTTCGCCAGTCGCCTGGCGCGGCTGTGGCAGGACATCCATTGGGGCAGCCTGCTGTTTCTCTCGCCGTTGTGGCCGATGGCGTTGACCCATCCGCAGTTGCTTGAAGAGTGGGAGCGGCGGGTCATCCATAAAGGCGAATCGGCGCGCAACGTCGAGAAGCAGTTGTTCGGCGTACGTCTGCTGCAAATCGGCCAGGCCCTGGCCGACCTCTGGCACCTGCCGATCTGGGTGCAGCAAGGTTATCGGCTGCTGCTCAACGAGCAGCGGGAACTGGTCAAGGTCCTGCGCATCGCTCGCGACAGTGATCACCCCTTGCGCCAGCAAAACCGCCTCGACGACGATCCGACCTTGCGCCGCTGGCTCAATCAACCGGCGAACACGGTGTTGCTGGCCAATGGCCTGGCGTTATCGGCGCAACAGGCCTGGGACAGTCCGCACGCTGAGCGCTGGCACCACCTGACCGGCCTTTACCTGCAAATGCCGATGGACGAAGTGCAGCAGCAATTGCACCGACAGGCCGTCACCAGCGCCCGCCAGCACGCCATGCCAGACCTGTGGCACCCGGCCGTTTCGCTGATCTGGCCGTGGGGCATCAAGCGCAGTCACGCGGGCTTGCCCTCGGCCCCGGCGCCGTCCGCCGAAGATCTGGCGAAATGGCGCAGGCAATGCGCCGAATTGCTGATGCAACCCAGTCGCTTCGCCAATGCCCTGCACTTGACCACCTCTGCTCGCGACGCATTGGTGGCGTGCGGCATGCGACGGGTGATGATACTGATGGCCGACCGCACTCACGCCAATCTGCGGGTCCACCAGGCCTGCGGCCTGCCAACGGCAGCCACCAGCCTGAACGTTCCGGTCAACCAGAGCACCGTGCTGCAACGCCTGCTCTCGCAACAGGCGCAGCTGCGCCTGACCCCGGCCAACAACGCGCAAATATCGGCCCTGTTGCCGGCGAGCCTGCGTTCGCAGTTCGAGGGTGAACACTTGTTACTGCGCTCACTGGTCAACAACGGTCGGGTGATCATGATTGTGGTGGCGGACCAGGGTGGCGGGCCGTTCTCGGAGATCGCCGTGCAAGCCTTCGGCAAAACCGCGCAGTGCATCGAAAAAGCCCTGCACAGCTTTAGCCACCGCGGCCAATGA
- the motA gene encoding flagellar motor stator protein MotA, with protein MAKIIGIIVVFASVLGGYVLSHGKIAALIQPFEVMIIGGAALGAFLQANPSHMTMRVFKKSLSMFSSRFTHTFYLEVLGLIYEILNKSRREGMMAIEGDIEDASASPIFAKYPAVLKDERMTAYVCDYLRIMSSGNMAPHELEGLFDMELYSLKEDLDHPSHAVNGIADAMPGFGIVAAVLGIVVTMASLGDGDQQSIGLHVGAALVGTFFGILAAYGFFGPLAHSLAHDAKEELNVYEAIKASLVASASGMPPSLAVEFGRKVLYPAHRPSFAELEQAVRGR; from the coding sequence ATGGCTAAAATAATCGGCATCATCGTCGTATTCGCGAGCGTGCTCGGCGGATACGTGCTTTCCCACGGTAAAATTGCCGCCCTGATTCAGCCCTTCGAGGTGATGATTATCGGTGGAGCGGCCCTGGGTGCATTCCTGCAGGCCAACCCCAGTCACATGACGATGCGCGTGTTCAAGAAATCCTTGAGCATGTTCAGCTCGCGCTTCACCCACACCTTCTACCTTGAGGTGCTGGGGCTGATCTACGAGATCCTCAACAAGAGCCGCCGCGAAGGCATGATGGCCATCGAAGGCGACATCGAAGATGCCTCCGCGAGCCCGATCTTCGCCAAGTACCCGGCGGTTCTGAAAGACGAACGCATGACGGCGTACGTCTGTGATTACCTGCGCATCATGTCGTCCGGCAACATGGCCCCCCATGAGCTGGAAGGCCTGTTCGACATGGAGCTGTACAGCCTCAAGGAGGACCTGGATCACCCCTCCCACGCCGTGAACGGCATCGCCGACGCCATGCCCGGCTTCGGTATCGTCGCGGCGGTACTGGGTATCGTGGTGACCATGGCGTCCCTGGGGGATGGCGATCAGCAATCCATCGGCCTGCACGTCGGTGCGGCGCTGGTCGGTACCTTCTTCGGTATTCTGGCCGCCTATGGTTTCTTTGGTCCGCTGGCCCACTCCCTGGCCCACGATGCCAAGGAAGAACTGAATGTCTACGAGGCCATCAAGGCCTCGCTGGTCGCTTCCGCTTCCGGCATGCCGCCGTCGCTGGCGGTGGAATTCGGGCGCAAGGTGCTGTACCCGGCGCACCGCCCCAGCTTCGCCGAGCTGGAACAAGCGGTTCGCGGTCGCTGA
- the motB gene encoding flagellar motor protein MotB yields MENNQPIIIKRVKRYAAGHHGGAWKIAFADFATAMMAFFLVLWLLSNATPEQKIAIAGYFKDPIGFTESGTPYIIDLGGSPTLAPENTLNPEVKSQPQPDKVTIGNEQAEGMAEQVEKERLELLLQELQSKVNENPQLHKFKDQIQFEIIANGLRIQIMDAENRPMFDSGSARLKPYFEDILLAMADTIKAVPNKISISGHTDATPYSGTGDFGNWELSANRANAARRALVAGRYPESQVARVVGYASSALFDRDNPFNPVNRRIDIVVLTKKAQRAMEGTQGAEPAQEQTPGQGAPGEVPTTPVDPNALPADKEPLPAHELRERLNLFDVPAPKPGEPLKP; encoded by the coding sequence ATGGAGAATAACCAGCCGATCATCATCAAGCGCGTCAAGCGCTACGCCGCCGGGCATCATGGAGGCGCCTGGAAAATCGCCTTCGCCGACTTCGCGACGGCGATGATGGCGTTCTTCCTGGTGCTGTGGCTGCTGTCCAACGCAACGCCTGAGCAGAAGATCGCCATCGCCGGTTACTTCAAGGACCCGATCGGCTTTACCGAAAGTGGCACGCCCTACATCATCGACCTGGGTGGTTCGCCCACCCTGGCGCCGGAGAACACGCTCAATCCCGAGGTCAAATCCCAGCCTCAGCCGGACAAAGTGACCATCGGTAACGAACAGGCCGAAGGCATGGCCGAGCAGGTCGAGAAAGAACGGCTGGAACTGCTGCTGCAAGAATTGCAGAGCAAGGTCAATGAAAATCCTCAGTTGCACAAATTCAAGGACCAGATCCAGTTCGAGATCATTGCCAATGGTTTGCGCATCCAGATCATGGACGCGGAAAACCGGCCGATGTTCGACTCGGGCAGCGCTCGCCTGAAACCGTATTTCGAAGATATTCTGCTGGCCATGGCCGACACCATCAAGGCCGTGCCGAACAAGATCAGCATCAGCGGCCACACCGATGCCACACCCTATTCGGGTACCGGTGATTTCGGTAACTGGGAATTGTCGGCCAACCGTGCCAACGCGGCCCGCCGTGCGCTGGTCGCCGGCCGTTATCCGGAATCGCAAGTGGCGCGAGTCGTCGGCTATGCCTCCTCGGCCCTGTTTGATCGGGACAACCCGTTCAACCCGGTCAATCGCCGTATCGACATCGTGGTGCTGACCAAAAAAGCCCAGCGTGCCATGGAAGGTACGCAAGGTGCGGAGCCTGCGCAGGAGCAGACGCCAGGGCAGGGCGCCCCGGGTGAAGTGCCGACCACGCCCGTCGACCCGAATGCGTTGCCTGCGGATAAAGAGCCGCTGCCGGCGCATGAGCTTCGCGAGCGCTTGAATCTGTTCGATGTCCCGGCGCCGAAACCGGGCGAGCCGCTCAAGCCGTGA